Part of the Sulfurovum sp. TSL6 genome, CCCAGGTAGCTGTTGGAATTCATCTGCAAGAAGGGCTTATCTCCCTGCCCGGCAAGCGTAACCCTCGGTCCGAAACCACCTTCGGCTCCCATGATCCCTGTAATGATCTTCTCATACCGTTTACTGACACCCTTTGAATCTATGGCTTCAAGCTGCCGCCTTAAAGGAATTTCAAGCTTTTCAAGTGACATGGGAACCCTCCTTTCTCAACTTTTCAATCATCTCTTTCGTCATCGCTTCCATATCATATTCCGGTTGCCAGCCCCATTCGGCTCTTGCTGCGCTGTCATCCATTTTATGAGGCCAGCTGTCAGCGATTTCCTGCCTTATGGGGTCGACTTCGTAAGTCATACTGAAATCGGGCAGCTCTTTTTGAATGGAAGCATATAATTGGTCCGGAGTAAAACTCATAGCCGTTATATTATAGGCATTACGGTGGGTTAGCATCCTCGCATCTGCCTCCATCAGCTCAATAACTGCCCGAATGGCATCGGGCATGTACATCATGTCCAGACGCGTTCCTTCTTTCAGAAAGCATCGGTATGGTTCATTTTTTACAGCAGCATAGAAGATTTCAACGGCATAATCGGTTGTTCCTCCGCCTGGCAGCGTTTTATAGGAGATCAAGCCGGGAAAGCGAACGCCACGTATATCCATATCATACTTTTTAAAATAATAGTCGCAAAGCAGTTCACCAGCCACTTTTGTAATACCATAAAGTGTGTTGGGACGCTGAATAGTCACCTGAGGGGTGTTGTCAGGTGGTGTGGATGGCCCGAAGGCCCCGATGGAGCTGGGGAAAAAGAGCGTGCAGTGGTGGTGACGGGCAACTTCGAGAACCGTCTGGAGCCCATTCATATTGATATCCCATGCAAGTTGGGGATTCTCTTCCGCTTTTGCCGAAAGAAGCGCTGCAAGATGATAGATGGTATCAATGCTATACTTTTGTACAAGTGCAGAGATGGATTGCGCATCTGTCGTGTCCATGATCTCATAGGGGCCAGCATCAATAAATTCATCTTCCGGCTTTCGTCGGTGCCCCGCAGCAACTACATTCTCTCTCCCATATTTATCTCTAAGAACAGGGACAAGCTCAGAGCCGATCTGACCTGTTGCCCCAGTGACCAATATCCTTTTCATCTTTTATCCCATTAAATAATAATATTTTTTTGCTCTACAGTTTTCACTATATCTCTTAAGATTAACCTTACTTATTCTAGCATTATTTTCGTTGTTTACACTCACTATTTTGGTAAAGTCTACCACATAGCATTTTATGTTCTATGTCTAAAAATCCTTCGCATCTGTATAGATTTATGCTTAGTTAAGTTTATATGGCTATACTGACCATCTATTTTGTAGCCTTCACTAATCTATAATTTAATCAAACACACTTAAATATTTCCATATTTATTATCGCGGAATAGAGCAGTCCGGTAGCTCGTTGGGCTCATAACCCAAAGGTCGGTGGTTCAAATCCATCTTCCGCAACCAATCACAATTAAAACAAAGGAGAAAATATGTCAATCACTAATATATCTGAACATTCTAGACTAAAAGTACTCATTAGACTTTTAAAAGATAATGAACAATTTAATATTGCCTGTTCTAAATCAGGCTTATCAATCAATATTGCTAAACAACTTTTAAATAAATACAACCCAATAAAACAACAGCACTTATATCAATAATTTTTCCCTATTTTTTAAATCAAATGGTGTAATGAATATAATCATCATAAAGGTCCATTGAAACTATTAAGTTCAAATTAGACCTTAACTACAGAAAGACTAAGAAAACATTGAAGAGAAATATTAGTCTTTAAACCCCCTCCTTCACCATGAGTAATGAGTTTCACTTTCTGAAACTTTGGAACACTTGCAACAAACCAAAATATAAAAACGTAAACCTATTGACGGAACTGATTATTCGTTATTGAAGTCACGCCTATATGTTTTTTAATAAAAAGGCAATAAAATGAGTAAATTAAAAATAGGAGTCATTGGGACTTCAAAAAAAGAAGATGAGAGACGTTTTCCAATCCATCCGGAGCATTTGTCTCGTATTCCTGAAGCCCTTCGTCGTCAGCTAATATTTGAAGAAGGATATGGAGCGGCCTTTGGTGTCTCAGATTCTGAAATTGCTGCTCAGACAGGTGGTATTGCCTCAAGACATGAATTATTAGCCGACATTGGCACAGTTATCATTAACAAACCAGTATTGACTGATTTGGAAGAACTAAAAGTTGGAGGAACACTCTGGGGCTATGTGCATTGTGTACAGCAGCAGGATATTACCCAGGCTGCACTTGATCGCAAGCAAACACTCATCGCCTTTGAGGATATGTTTGTTTGGTCTCCTGATGGTTATATGGGGCGCCACACATTTTATAAAAACAACGAAATGGCAGGTTATTGTGCAGTACTGCATGCCTTACAACTTAAAGGTATCGATGGACACTACGGCAATCAGCGCAAAACGGTTATTTTCAGTTTTGGTGCAGTAAGTCGTGGGGCGATATACGCTCTCAAAGCACATGGATTTAGAGATATCACAATCTGTATTCAGCGTCCAGATCATGAAGTACGAGAAGAGGTACTAGATTGCCACTACGTCAAGGTTCGTCCAGGCACTAAAGGTGAGGCACGCATGATGATGGTGGAACACGATGGAACTGCACATCCGCTAACTGACCTAATCAGTGAAGCCGATATCATCGTAAACGGAACTTTTCAAGAAACAGATAACCCTATGGACTTTATTATCGAAGAAGAAGGCTCCTGTCTCAAGCCCAATAGCCTGATTATCGATGTCAGCTGCGACGAGGGAATGGGATTCTTTTTTGCCAAACCAACCACATTTAAGAATCCAATGTTTAAATATGAAACTGTCGATTACTACGCAGTGGACCATACTCCGAGTTACCTCTGGGAAAGTGCAACACGCTCAATCTCTGCGGCCCTGATTGTTTATTTACAGACGGTGCTAGATGGTCGTGATAGTTGGCAGAAAAATGAAACCATTCGAAGGGCTATAAACATTGATGATGGCGTGATTAAAAATCTCTCTATTCTGTCATTCCAAAATCGTGAACCACACTACCCTCACGCGCACATTAGTCCGCTTGGAAATGCTGTTACAGATATAGTTGTCGTCTAACAACTTCCTACAACCGATGCACCTTCGTGCGCGGCTAAAGAAAGTATTACATGTACATGTGGTTATCATCATGCTCCTAAATCATGATAATCTTATAAAAAATATCTATTTTTATAAATAATTTGCTATTATTAAAATATTCAGCTATAATAATACTATTGAAAGATGATTTAGAGTTTCATCTTTGGCTAGACTTTTATTGCTTACCTTTAGTTTACAGTATTATCCACCCGAAAAAGAACACTCCACTTTATATTTTCAGCACATCAGAAATGAAGTGTATAACAACTAAAAGGAATTGCAATGGCAACTCAAGTAAACGGAACCGTAAAATGGTTCAACAGTGAAAAAGGTTTCGGTTTTATCGAACAAGAAAATGGTGGAAATGATGTATTTGTACACTATCGTCAAATTAACAGCAACGGTTACGACCGTGTTTCCCTTAATGAAGGTCAAAAAGTGACTTTTGAGATCGGTGAAGGTCAAAAAGGCCCACAG contains:
- a CDS encoding N(5)-(carboxyethyl)ornithine synthase, with amino-acid sequence MSKLKIGVIGTSKKEDERRFPIHPEHLSRIPEALRRQLIFEEGYGAAFGVSDSEIAAQTGGIASRHELLADIGTVIINKPVLTDLEELKVGGTLWGYVHCVQQQDITQAALDRKQTLIAFEDMFVWSPDGYMGRHTFYKNNEMAGYCAVLHALQLKGIDGHYGNQRKTVIFSFGAVSRGAIYALKAHGFRDITICIQRPDHEVREEVLDCHYVKVRPGTKGEARMMMVEHDGTAHPLTDLISEADIIVNGTFQETDNPMDFIIEEEGSCLKPNSLIIDVSCDEGMGFFFAKPTTFKNPMFKYETVDYYAVDHTPSYLWESATRSISAALIVYLQTVLDGRDSWQKNETIRRAINIDDGVIKNLSILSFQNREPHYPHAHISPLGNAVTDIVVV
- a CDS encoding L-threonine 3-dehydrogenase, with amino-acid sequence MKRILVTGATGQIGSELVPVLRDKYGRENVVAAGHRRKPEDEFIDAGPYEIMDTTDAQSISALVQKYSIDTIYHLAALLSAKAEENPQLAWDINMNGLQTVLEVARHHHCTLFFPSSIGAFGPSTPPDNTPQVTIQRPNTLYGITKVAGELLCDYYFKKYDMDIRGVRFPGLISYKTLPGGGTTDYAVEIFYAAVKNEPYRCFLKEGTRLDMMYMPDAIRAVIELMEADARMLTHRNAYNITAMSFTPDQLYASIQKELPDFSMTYEVDPIRQEIADSWPHKMDDSAARAEWGWQPEYDMEAMTKEMIEKLRKEGSHVT
- a CDS encoding cold-shock protein, giving the protein MATQVNGTVKWFNSEKGFGFIEQENGGNDVFVHYRQINSNGYDRVSLNEGQKVTFEIGEGQKGPQAENVTGL